From a single Drosophila sulfurigaster albostrigata strain 15112-1811.04 chromosome 3, ASM2355843v2, whole genome shotgun sequence genomic region:
- the LOC133841021 gene encoding protein PET100 homolog, mitochondrial encodes MGTWVLEVAKMGMYMTFPVALFHIFNQPEYFEEWVTKKKRELYPPESKSHHEELQRAIREHHQKHDAAMMRAIEEAERKK; translated from the coding sequence ATGGGCACTTGGGTACTAGAGGTGGCCAAAATGGGCATGTACATGACGTTCCCGGTTGCACTGTTTCACATCTTCAACCAGCCGGAATACTTCGAGGAATGGGTGACCAAAAAGAAACGCGAACTCTATCCGCCAGAGAGTAAGAGCCATCACGAGGAGTTGCAGCGTGCGATACGTGAACACCACCAGAAGCACGACGCTGCAATGATGCGTGCCATCGAGGAGGCAGAGCGCAAGAAGTAA